CATCTTTTGTCTTCTTTGCTTCTTGTTTAGTTACTGCAAGTTGTTGAGTAAGATCATCCTTTGTCTTCCTGGTCTCTTCTTGGGTAGACTTCAAATCAGCTTTAGTATCAGCTAGTTCTTTTTGTGCATCAGCAAAAGACTTGATCATTTCTACAAACTTGCCTTTAGTTTCTTCTTGTGTAGTTTGGAGGTTTTCTCTAGTTGTGCACAGTTCATCTTTAAAATCTCTTTCTGTTTGTTGTAGTCTCTGTATGAGTTGATCAATTGTCTTCACAGCACTGCTCAGGTGTTGTTTAGTAGCAGCCAGGTCTTTTCCTGTCAGTGTAATCTTTGTTGTTAGCTTATCTTTACTGTCTACTGCCTCAACTTGACAATTAACTAAATTGTGTTGAGTGTTAGAGAGCTGACGTGTGGTAAAGGACAAGTGTTCTTCCATCTTCTCCTTATTGTGTTTCTTCTGATCCTTACGAGCCATCCTCTCCTCACAACCCACCATGTGATACTCACACTGGATTAGCTCCAGTGGGCACATCTTCATGTGTTCTTCTACATCATCTCTTGGGACACTAACAAcctcacacttgttgggacacGCTACAGGGAACTTGGGACACTGTTCCTTATGTTCAccctcaataaactgatgttctcctgtaatgtggcaATACTGACAGTCAACCTTCAGACGTGGACACTCCATCTTGACATGGGTGGTTAGGTACTGTTGTTGTAAGGTCATTCCACAATCATTAGgacaggtaacttcttcaagtggACACATCTTCCTGTGTTCATCAATATCCTCACGAAGTATATTATCAGCttcacacttgttgggacaggTTATGGGGAACTTgggacactgttccttgtgttcatcctcaataaactgatattctcctgtaatgtggcaatactgacagtcaaccttacGACGTACACACTCATCCTCAACATGACCAATCAGATATTGTCGTTGTAAACACTTTCCACAATCATTGGAGCATGTCACATTTTCAAATTGACAACCGTCACTGTTTCCAAGGTGATTGATGATGTCATTCACTTCACCTTGCCACTCACATCCTTTCTCCTTGTTAGTACAGAACACATGAAGACTCCTGATAGCTCGGTCAGCTTGTCTGTTGCGAATGGTAACAAATTCTTCATCTCGGCAAATGGGACAAGCTTTGGTAACAGTGGTAACTCTCTTTGCAGCTTCAAGACAAGACTTACAAAATGTGTGACCACAGCATTCACTAAGATAAGGCTCTCTACTCGGGTACTGACAAATCTTACACACAAACATATCTAATGGAGTGTCTACAAACTGATATTCGTACCCGCCCCCGCCATAGGACGTGGTCGCTACTGCCATTCTTTCTCTCCTCAGCACAACACCTGATGATGATAAACACGGTGTAATATTGCGGTACAAAATGACGTATATGTTTTACCGTTCAGCGCATGTTTTTTTTAATCGATGATCTAGAAATAGTCTGGCTATGCCAGACTAGTTGGGACTGTGATCTCCGGAGCACGAGGACTTTGCTGGTTTACGTTGTTTTTTTCTAGTTTACGTACAATTACGAATTAACGTGTCTCGTGCACATTGTTCAAGGGGTAGTCCTATGCGCATCCGTTGTCAGCAAGTTATACCAGGCTTTGGCCTCACGTGATAAATAACCAATCACACGTAAGTAAAAATGCCACTGTCTTATTCAAATAATTTGCGGTGGCACATCATTTGGCACTATATTATTATGTTTTTCTTGGAGCACCAGCTGATGAAATAACAGAGACTTTTTTTTATCATTGAAAGAAGTGTTTTGAGATATGCGGAGCGGTTTTGTGTTACTGGTCAGGCGGAGAAATCTGTAAGGCGTAACGGTTGCTGTTCGAAGCTCAGTGAAACCATGGTGAAACTGATAAATATCTGTTGGTTGACCTCGTATTATCCTACCCTGACCTCGTATTATCCTACCCTGGTATATATCTAAGAGAGCTGCAGGTTGAATTGCAAAAAGGAGGAAGAGTGGGCACCAATTAGACGTTGAAATCAAGCTCTTCGTTTTATCGTCCAAAGTGACTACAATCTTCGTTATGACGGAATATGTCGCACCCGTTCAAGCGAGATAGACAACCTGACATCTCCCCACCAGCCAAGGAGGGTAAAACCATTGACTACGCGTGTGTTTCGTGCAGCGAGAACGTTGAAAATGACTGTATCAGTTGTGACTGGTGTGGACAGTGGGAGCACAGCAAATGTGCCGGCTTAactgaaggtactttttaaaataaaccatagataatatatacctccggacacggaggtatatattatctatgcataAACTCACGTGTCAAGTTTTTCTGTAAACTTTGTCAGCCATTGAAGTAGCGTTTAAATTTTTTGATGACATTCAGGAAAAACAGAACTcaatagaccttattcatttagaacaaTAAGCACCCTCTGATGTCACGCGAAGCCATAAAAGGCTCCCTATTTGCCATGGTGATGGTctttcggacgccattttgagttctaaaactgggcgagcacaacggttgctatcatgttaccatagttatggtactgcaaatggcgaatttggcggagaattgtgatgttactatggttttggtactgcaaatggctaatattggcggacaactccttcgcaacgggttgtaagcgctatgaaattaattcagtgaataaggtctatagcTGCAAAGATGAATGTTATAGAAGAGAAGTTGACTAAATCTGTAGCTGACCTTAATTCACGATTTGAACAGTTTAACAAACAACTCATAGCTGCTGCCACCCAGCCAACAGCCTTGCAAAGCAAGGGAACACAAATGTCAACAGTAACCCCACAGAATTCAAGTGGtgcatacaaaaaaaaaaaactcacgTGACCAGAAGAGTTGCAACAGAAATCGTCGTCTTTCACTGGCCGCGGTACTCGTATTTCTACCCTTAAatgctgttgtaccgtggcactTTTAACGGTACCACTAAAGGCGAGCGTAATTACCATTGTTACAGTCGTTTGTAGCTTTTTTCGTAATATAGGTGGGCACTAACTGGAAATGCCATTCAAGAGACCAAGATCACCCAATACTACGCCAGAGAAATCATCAGATAAGTCAGCTAAAGTAGATGTATGTGTTAAATGTAATGAAACGGTGGTTGAAGATTGTATTTCCTGTGATTGGTGCTCTGAATGGGAGCATAGATCCTGTGCCTCGATTCAAGAAAGGGACTTTGAGCTATGTAATTATGAAAATGTTGCATTTTTTTGCTATCGTTGCTTGCCAGATGTCTCAAAAGCCCTCTCACTTTACAACACCTATTCCAAACTTGATGCTGAGTTCGAAAAGAGATTTCAGTCTATGGAAGATAAGTTTCACAAAGGAATCGGTCACCATCTTACTAAATGCTTTGAAGCAGCTAATTTAGCAGCCTTGGAGGATGTAATGTACCCTCTAAGTACTTAAGTGAGCAAGTCCCTTGACTTATAACACGCGTTAACAACTCTTAATAGTTCAATATAACTGATAATTACAACATGATTAAATAATAAAAGTCTGAGTTCATTACATCTCCCCCTTCTTAAGCTTTAACATATCAAGTATACTGAGAGGTATCAAATCGTTCTGGTGGCTGTCGAGTACGTGTTGACCGACGCAGTGTGGACTGCTCATCAATATTTGCTGTAGGTTGAGAAGTGTCTGTTGATTGCTCAGCTGAGTCACTATTTACATAGTCCCAGTTAGTGTCATTTCTTGATGGTTGTTCTTCTCTAGCCTTTATGTGAACGAACTGTTTTGCCATCTAACAAATCTATGATGTAAGATAATGGTCCAGTTACCTTAGAGATTTTTCCTGGAAGCCATTTCAGTTTGCTGTTATTGGCAAAGTTCTCAGCATACACTAAATTTCCTTCCACAAATTGGCGGTATGGCTTCTTGACATCATGATGTTTCTTCTGAGTCATTTGTGACTGTTGCACCTTGCTTGTAAGGCTTGGCTGCAGTAAGTCTAGCTTAGATCTTAACTTTCTTCCCATCAGTAATTCTGCTGGTGGTATTCCAGTGGTGGAATGTGGCGTAATTCGGTATTTAAACAAAAACTTTGCAAGTTTCTCGGTTATGCTTCCCTTTTCCTCTTTCATCTGGCGTAAAGCTTGTTTAAAGGTTTGCACTGCCCTCTCTGCCAGTCCATTAGATGAGGGATGGTATGGAGCTGAAAAAGTGTGTTTGATTCCATTCTGTTCCATGAATTCTTTGAATGTCTCACTCACAAAAGTTGGCCCATtgtctgtgacaatctgttgtGGGAGGCCATGAGTTGAAAAGATTAAGCGTAATCTTGCAATGGTCTTTTCACTGGTTATTGTATCCATAACTTGTACATCTAACCATTTAGAGTGTGCATCTACTAGCACTAAAAACATCCTCCCTAGATAAGGACCTGCAAAATCCAAATGAAGTCTGCTCCAAGGCTGTGCAGGCCATTCCCATGGGTGAAGTGGAGCCTTGGCTGGAGCTGTACTGGTCTGTTGACAGTTACAACACTTCCTGGCTATTTCTTCAATCTCAGAATCCATCTTTGGCCACCAAATGTAGGATCTGGCCAGAACTTTCATCTTGCTTGCTCCTGAGTGTGTTTCATGTAACTCATCCAACACAGATTTCTGACCTTGGGTTGGTATCACCACTCTAGCTCCCCATAAGATGCAGCCATTTAGAACAGTAAGTTCACCTCTGCGTGACTTGAATGGCTTGAATTCTTCACCTGGTAGTGTGGTTGGCCAGCCTTGTAGGATGTATTGTCGAACTCTTGAAAGAATTGGGTCAGTGTCTGTCCATCGTTTGATGTGTTCTGAACTGGTCGTGGTGGTTGACAGATGGTTTAGCAAATGTACAAGATCACCTGGAATGCAATCGGAATCAGTGGTAGCTTTTCGCGGTAAACGACTAAGAGCATCTGCATTTCCAAGCTTCTTTCCAGGCTTGTACTTGATAGTGTAGGAATAAGCACTTAGAGTGAGTGCCCATCTCTTGATTCTAGAGGATGCTGTTGGTGAAATTGCCTTAGAATTGCTGAAAATGTAAGACAGTGGTTGATGGTCAGACTCAATCATGAATTGTCTACCATAAAGATAGTTGTGAAACTTTCCAACAGCAAACACAACTGCTAGGGCTTCTTTTTCTAATTGGCAGTAATTCTTCTCTGCTGCTGTTAGAGTTCTAGAGGTATATGCTATTGGTCTTTCTTGGCCATCATCCATGATATGGGACAAAACACCTCCTAGCCCATATTGAGAGGCATCACATGCCAACACTAACTGTTTTGAATTGTCATAATGTACCAAGAGTGCATCACCTTGTAGTGCATTCTTTGCTGCCTGGAAAGCTTTGACTTGCTTGTGATCCCAGGTCCACTTGGACTCTTTTTGAAGTAAAGCATACAGTGGAGCTAACTTGGTTGACAGGTTTGGCAAAACTTTGGCATAATAGTTGATGATGCCTAGAAATGACCTCAATTCACTAACATTTTGTGGTTCTGGAGCTTCTCTGATGGCTTTTACTTTTTCTTTGGTAGGGTGTAACCCATGTTGATCAATTACATGACCAAGGTACTCAACACTAGGTAGCATAAACTTGCATTTTGTCAGATTCAATGTTAACCCAGCTGTTGCCATTATACCAAGAACTTTGTCTAGGTTTTCAAGGTGTTCTTTCACTGTTGACCCCGCCACTAATAGGTCATCCAAATAAACTGACACGCCTTTGCACCCTTGAAAAAGGTTTTCCATGCATCTCTGAAAAACTGCTGGTGCAGCAGAAACACCAAATGGCAATCTTGTATATTGGAATAAACCCTTGTGAGTGTTAATGGTAACTAACTCTCTGGAATTCTCATCTAGTGGCACTTGCAAGTATGCTTGTGACATGTCCAGTTTTGAAAAATATTTTCCACCTGATAAAGCAGCAAACAAGTCTTCCACCCTTGGTAGTGGATATGCATCTACTTTGGCTGCCTTGTTAATAGTAACCCTATAATCACCACAAAGCCTCATAGTGCCATCTTTCTTTAAAACTGGTACAACTGGTGCTGCCCACTCTGAATGTTGTACTGGAATTATTATTCCTAGCCCCTCAAGTCTCTCTAACTCTGCTTCTACCTTTTGTCTTAAAGCCAAAGGAATGGTACGGGCTTTAAAGAACTGTGGTACTACATctggttttgtttgtagcttgacCTTTACACCTTTCAAGGTACCAAGTTTGTTAGAAAATACTGTGGCATGCTTGTCTAATATCTCTTGTAAACCAGCAGGTGTTAAGAGACTGTTAATTACACCAACAGTTAGGTTAAGGCTTCCTAACCAGTCTCTTCCCATGAGATTTGGACCTCTCCCATTAACAACATACACTTGTAATTGCTGTGTTATCTCACCATACTTGACCTGTATTTTGGCTGTTCCCAGGATACACAGAGCCTCTCCTGTGTATGTCTTGAGATGCACATCTGTTTTCTGCAAGGCTTGAGTATGGCTTCTGCTGCAGATTCTATCATAGGTAGCTTTGTTGATGAGAGATAATGATGCACCCGTGTCAACCTCCATCTCTACTGGAACCTGGTTGATGTCTAGTTGAACGATAATAGGGTTTGGGCTGTTgccttcaactgtaaacatgcCATATGAGCTATCAGAGTCTCTGTTGTGCCCTGTAGCAACAGTGGTTACATCATCTTCCTCAACATAATGGTTTGACTTTTGGTTAACTTGTTGGCTCTTCTTGCCTTTCTGTTTCTTACAAGCCTTAGCTATGTGCCCAACCTTCTTGCAAAGGTAGCATTCAGTAGTACGAAACTTACACACATTTGCTAAGTGTTCACCCAAGCATCTGTAACATGTGACTGCGGATTGGGTCTTGGATCTTCCTGTTGCGGAACGCTGTTGTGACTTCTGGATTGGTGTGTAGTGGATGTCCTTTTGTGCCATAGTTGTGTCATTTGCCTTCAGGTCTTTTGTTCCCTTTTCAGCTGTCTCCATGGTTAAAGCAATTTCCAAAGCCTTTTCATAGGTTAGGTTTTTCTCAGCTAACAGTTTGCACTGAATACCTTCATGATTGACTCCACACACCAGCCGGTCTCTCAGCATGTCTTTCAAAGTGTCTTTATATTCACAGTGTTCAGCTATCTTTCGTAGTGCAGCAACAAATGCAGCAATAGGCTCACCAGCTGCTCTGGTTCTGTTATAAAACTTGAAGCGCTGGACTATGAAACTTGGCTTAGGATCATAATGAGCTGTGATAATTTCCACCAGAGTATCAAATTTAGCAGTGTTCAAAGTCTCTGTGTCCACTATGCTGCGAATTGTCTGGTAGGTCTCAGGTCCACAGCCAGAAAACAGAATAGCACACTTCTTCTCATCACTCTTTACATCATTGGCTATAAAGTAGTAACGAGCTCTTTCTATGTATGCTGTCCAGTGCTCCTTAGCCGGATTAAATGCTGAGAGTTCACCATGAGTTGCCATCTTCACAGGTTGTGCTTCTTGTA
This portion of the Dysidea avara chromosome 12, odDysAvar1.4, whole genome shotgun sequence genome encodes:
- the LOC136239955 gene encoding TNF receptor-associated factor 5-like — protein: MAVATTSYGGGGYEYQFVDTPLDMFVCKICQYPSREPYLSECCGHTFCKSCLEAAKRVTTVTKACPICRDEEFVTIRNRQADRAIRSLHVFCTNKEKGCEWQGEVNDIINHLGNSDGCQFENVTCSNDCGKCLQRQYLIGHVEDECVRRKVDCQYCHITGEYQFIEDEHKEQCPKFPITCPNKCEADNILREDIDEHRKMCPLEEVTCPNDCGMTLQQQYLTTHVKMECPRLKVDCQYCHITGEHQFIEGEHKEQCPKFPVACPNKCEVVSVPRDDVEEHMKMCPLELIQCEYHMVGCEERMARKDQKKHNKEKMEEHLSFTTRQLSNTQHNLVNCQVEAVDSKDKLTTKITLTGKDLAATKQHLSSAVKTIDQLIQRLQQTERDFKDELCTTRENLQTTQEETKGKFVEMIKSFADAQKELADTKADLKSTQEETRKTKDDLTQQLAVTKQEAKKTKDELTQKLTNTQRDLNTTKQQLATTCQNLTKAEKEHITLAANTDEVLAKLETKFQTKITEIETAAQKRITELETKLEQKTQQIELIISDPRIFWYNTVNYQASKLSSGDQVIPVIVKMSEYTKKKSDKVNWYSDSFFIHHKGYKMCLNVYAGRSSGYMTVYLFLMKGPYDDQLRWPLEGHCEVKLLNQISNSEHHLENGRYQDNGRKRVTSGIVVTSGERCSYAMWFSDKFISHEQLQKITPTCQYLKDDSIFLQVDYKLGTV